The region CCTCAGTGTGCTTTTCTCTCATCGGCGTATCCTTTCCTGCCTGCGCCAACAGGCAGCCTTTCGTTTTTAGATTCGCGAAAGGGTACGCCTACCTATTTCCTATTTCCACACGCTTTGATCATAGCTCAAGATCAATCAAGCGATGAACATCCCAAGCCAGCAAGCCTTCTTTGCTTTTACGGAAGTGCTACCGCTTGCGCATGCAGAATGATGCCTAACGTATTAAGTGAACTGCCGATTCATCCGCGGGTTATTATGCCACCCGCAATTTTGACTCTGGCAGAATCTCCAGTAATATCGGCCAACTTGCTACTCCTGTCAATCGTCGCTGCCGACAAACGCTGCCGTAGCGGCGGGTTATCCAGATATCAGCCCGCGGTATAGCACAGCGCCGCTCAGCGAATCTCAACCCGAAATTCCTTGAGAAGCCGTTCGGCTCTTTCCTCTCCGAACTCCCTCACCATCTCCTCCCACAACGGTGATTTGCGAATCTTTTGCTGATAAGCCCTCGTCATTTCATCAAGCATCCCCGCGGCTTCTCTGTGTGAACGGCAGGCGATCGCTGCCGCTGCGATTTCCTCCTTGACTCGCGCTGTCGCTAACGCATAGCGTTAGCCAGTTAGCCCACACCGATCTCACAGGGAGGAACTGGCATGCCAAGGATCAAGGTATTCGTCGATAAACAAGACCGCAAGAAAGTTCTCGAACAGACGCGGCTCATCGAAGCTTACGATGCCTTCGTGCTGGTCGAGGCGAGCGACGCCGTGCTGCGCGCGCTCGCGCGCCGCTATCCGGTGGAAGACATCAGCAACCAGTACGCGCTGCAAATCGGCCAGCGCTCGGTCAATCCGGCGGCTCGCGGGCGTAAGCGCGGCGTCGATCAGATGACCGCCGGACTAGCCGACGGTCCGCACCATTACGTCATTCAATTCATCGGCCCGGTGAAGCAAAGCTGGTTGACTGCCGTGCGCGCCACCGGCGCCAAGCTGCGCAACCCCTACGGCAATTTTGGCTACATCGTATGGGCGCGGCCAGCCATGCTGGCCAAGATTGCCGAGCTGCGCTTCGTTCACTTTGTCGAGCACCTGGCACATCAGGCTCGTTTGGCCCCCGGCCTCACGGGCCCGGCGGCGCGCGGCGACGGCGACTTGCCGCGCCGGCAGGTGCGCCCGGGTGTCTATTCGGTCGAAATCTTCGATGCCAGCGACACCGAAAGAATCGCCCGCGCCGCCCGCACACTAGGCTTCAAAGTCTTATCAAAGGAAGCGCGGGCAAAGTTGCTATTGGTCGAATCGACGGAAAACGCCGCACCGAGGCGCAAGCAGCTGCAAGATCTTTGCACCGTGCACGGCGTGCGTTTCATTCGCGAGCGGGCGCTGCGCCGCACGTCGAACAACGTCGCCACCGGCATCATGGGCAACGTTTTTACGGCGACGGCGACGAACGGCCTCAAGCTCGCCGGCGATGGCGAAGTCGTCGCGGTGTGCGACACCGGCCTGGACACCGGCGACACCAGCTCGATTCATGCCGACTTCGCCGGCCGCATCGTCGCGATCAAGAGCTATCCGATCACGCCCGATTGGAATTCGATCATCTTCAACACCAACGGCGACGACGGCCCGGCCGATCTCGACTCCGGCCATGGCACCCATGTCGCCGGCTCGGTGCTCGGCAACGGCGCAGCTTCGAGCAGCGGCCCGGCAGTAATCCGCGGCCATGCGCACAAAGCCAAGCTGGTCTTTCAAGCCATCGAGCAAGAGATGAAATGGCGCCCCAACGCGCCGGCGTGGGCCCGAGCGGAGCGCTATCTACTCTCCGGCATTCCGGCCAATCTCCGCCCGCTGTTTCAATTTGCCCGCAATCAGGGCGCGCGCGTTCACTCAAACTCCTGGGGCGGCGGCGACGCCGGCGCCTACGACGATCAATGCGAGCAGTTCGATCAGTTTGTCTGGGACAACAAAGATTTCTGTTTTGTCATCGCCGCCGGCAATGACGGCACCGACAACGACGGCGATGGCAAGATCAATCTCACCAGCGTCACTTCGCCCGGCACGGCGAAGAACTGCGTCACCGTCGGCGCCTGCGAGAACTTGCGTCCCGAATTCAACACGGAAAAATACGGCGAATGGTGGCCGGGGGATTTTCCGGTCAATCCGATCAAGGGCGACCCGATGGCGAACAACGCCGCTCAGGTGGTCGCGTTCAGCAGCCGCGGCCCGACGCTCGATGGCCGCGTGAAACCGGAAGTTGTCGCGCCCGGCACGTTTATTCTCTCGACGCGCTCATCGCGCTTGGCGCCCAACAACTTTGCCTGGGGCGCCTACCCGACCAATCATAAATATTTTCACATGGGCGGCACCAGCATGGCGACACCGCTGGTCGCCGGAGCGCTGGCAGTGATCCGCGAGTTCCTGCGCAAGAAGCGCAACATCGCCAACCCGTCGGCGGCGTTGCTCAAAGCGCTGTTGATCGCCGGCGCCCAGCGTTTGACCGGCACCGCGCCAGTGGGAACCATTCTCGACAATCACCAGGGTTTTGGCCGCGTCAACCTCGACCGCTCGCTCAAGACGCCGCTTCTCACCGTCGACGCGCCGGGATTAACCACGGGAGAAAAAGCGACGTTCACCGTGGCGGTGCCGACCAGCAGCAAGGCCCTGCGCATCGCCTTGGCCTACACCGATTTTCCCAGCGACACGCTGGTGAATAATTTAAATCTCATGGCCACCGACCCGAGCGGCAAGCGCTACATAGGAAACCGTTCGAACGTCAGCCAGGGACCGATCGTCTTCGACGCCAACAATAACGCCGAAGCGATTCACGCGAGCAACGCGAAAAAAGGCAGCTGGAGCGTCGAAGTCATCGCCTCCAACGTCACTTCGGTGCGGCAAGACTTCGCACTGGCGGCGGTGTTGATCTGATTCTGCGTATCAAACTAAGGGAGCGCGAAAAGATACGCCACACTGTCGATCGAGCAGGGAAACCGGCCTAGGGATATCACCGCGAAGGGCGCGAAGGACACGAAGTTCGGAGAAAACTTTTTGATTATCTTCTCCTCGCCTTCGTGATCTTCGTGCCCTGCGTGGTGAATATTTTCCTCTGAAACTTTGCGTCTTTGCGCCTTTGCGGGCGATTCTTCCGGTCGGTTGCGGACTTTGGTGGTGAAAAACCAACGCTCTCAGCGTGCGCGCGGCTTCAAATCCCATGCGTACACATCCTCGCCAGGGTTGGCTTTGAAGTCGAAGCGATTACTGACGCCCTGTAACCCTTGATACTGATAGAGCCACGCCACCGGCGCTTCATCGAGCAACACCGACATGGCGCTCTGTAGGAGCTTCAAGCGCTTCGCCGAATCGAGGGTGGTCTGCTCGGCATCCAACGCCGTATCCACTGCGGGGATCGAATGCTCCAGCCGTTTGGTCACGCCGGTGCGAAAATATTGGTGCAAGTACTCGCTCGGGTCGACCACCGAGCCGCGGCCGAAAATATACATGCCGACCTTGCCGTTCTGAATCGCCGCAAAGCCGCTGTCCTGATCCTGGGTGCGAATCTTGGCGCGAATGCCAACCGCGCCGAGCATGCCGCCGATGGCCTCGGCGACGTCTTTTACTTTGTTGTACTGGCCCAGCGGCACTAGAAATTCGACTTCGAAGCCGCTCGGATATCCCGCTTGCGCCAGCAACGTTTTCGCCCGTGCCGGATCGTAGTTGTATTTCGGCTTGAGCTCGCGGCTATAGCCGTATTGGTCCGGCCCCACCGGTGCGTCCATGGGATAGGCGAATCCACCGAGCACGTTCTTGGTCAGCGCGTTGCGATCAATAGCGTAGTTGACCGCCTGGCGCACCTGTTTGTTCTTAAACTCCGGCACCGAGCTATGCATGCCGAGGAACATGATGTTAATCGTGCGCGCGCTTTCGATGCGCGCGCTGCCGCTCACCCGCGCGGCGCTCTCGGGCGGCACGTTGGAGATGACATCTACTTCACGATTGAGCAAGGACGTAATCGCCACTTCGGATTCCGGAATGTTACGAAAGATCACCTCGTCCACCGTCGGCCGGCGATCGCTGCGGCTGTAGCCCTGAACTTTTTCCACGACAAACCACTGGCCGCGCACCCAGTCTTTCAGCTTATACGGCCCGGTGCCGAGCGCGAGCTTATCCGCCGCGGCGGCGCCCAAACGATCGTAGGCCGCTTTGTTGGTGATGAAGCGCTGCGCCAAGCGAAACGCCAGCGCAGCATCCGGTTTCTTGGTCTGCAGGCGCACGGTCAGCGGGTCGATAGCTTCGATGGACGAGACATGCGCGATGCTGCTTCTCTGCTTGCTATCCGGGTCGTTGAGAATGCGCGTGTAGGAATGGACCACGTCGGCGGAACTAAACTCGCTGCCGTCGTGAAACTTGATACCCTTCTTGAGCTTGAACACCCAGGTGGTCGGGTCAGGGTTGCTCCACGACTCGGCGAGGATCGGCACTAACTTTCTCTGACTCCAGTTCCACTCAACCAACGGCTCGATCACATGTTTCCAAGTTGGATAGACCTGCGTGGTCGAGTGGGCATAGGGATTGAGCGTTTCCACTTGCACGCCCGGCAGCGCAATCGTCGCGGTCACCTTCTGTCCCTTTTGCGCCAACGCGCGATCCGCGGTGCCGCCGCCCAGCGCCAGCACAACAAACAACGTGATTAAGCGAATTTTCCAAATGGCCATGACTTCCTCCGACCTAGGTTCGCTGATACCGCTGCTGCCCCATTTGTTGCACAACTGCTTGTCGAAAAAAAGATGTAAATTCGGACGAGTTGCAATCTCGCCGGTTTCGATTTAGAGCAGCATGATCGATGTGCGCGTGGCGTAGAGTGGAGAAGAGCAGAATGCCGATTAAACGTTCCATAAAGAGACTTAGATTTGTTGTCGCAATGCTTTGCGCCCTGAGCCTGCCGATTCCAATCTATGGTCAACAGAGCAAAGCGCCAGCGGAGTGGGAGAAGCTGGTCGAGGCGGCGCGCAAAGAAGGCAAGGTCACCGTCTCGCTGCCGGCCAGCGCCGAACTGAAGCGGCAAATCGAGGAACAATTTAAGAAGCGCTTTGCCATCGAAGTGGAGGTGTTTACGGCCCGCGGCAGCGCCGGCGTGCGGCGCATGGCGGAGGAGTTCAAAGCCGGCGTGCGCCATTTCGACGTGCACATCGGCGGCTCGAACTCGATCATCTCAGGCATGTTGGATGAAGGCATCATCGACGCCATCGAGCCGTGGCTGATGCTGCCGGAGGTGCGAGAGCCAAAGCAATGGTGGGGCGGTCACATGTGGGTCGATAGCGCCAAGCGCTTTATTTATACTTTTCAAGCCTATCTGCCGGAAAGCATCTGGTACAATACGGAAATGGCCAAGCCGAGCGAGCTGCGCTCCATGGACGACTTTCTCAACCCGAAATGGAAAGGCAAAATCGGCTTTCTTGACCCGCGCACGCCGGGTGGCGGCGATGCGCACTGGTCGTACATGTGGCAAGTAAAGGGCGAAGAGTATCTCAAACAGCTCGTGGCCCAAGACTTGTTGCTGGGCCGCGATCAGCGCGTGCTCTCGGAAAACCTGGCGCGCGGTCGGATCGCTATTTTGGTTGGCAACACCTACTATTCGTTTCAACCGTTCGTGAAAGCCGGCCTGCCTGTGAAGCCGCTACCGACACCGAAAGAAGGAGTCTTCGGCACCGGCGGCAGCGGCAATTTGGCGATCATCAAAACGCCGGCCCATCCGAACGCGACCAAAGTGTTCGTCAACTGGCTCTTGAGCCGCGAGGGACAAGAAGTCTTCTCACGCGGCCTGGCGCAGGCGACGCGCCGGCTCGACGTCGACACCACATGGCTGCGCGAAACCGGCACAATCGCGGCCAAGGACGTGATGACACCAGAGGAATACTGGCGCGTAGAAAATCAGGCCGAAGATAAACTCGACAAGCTGCGCAAACCGGCGGTGAAAGCGGCCCAGACGCTGTTAAAATAAAAGTAGCGGTAGGGGCAACCGGCTGGTCGCCTGTCCCAACCGAAACGAACGGGACATTTCGACAATTGCGACCGAACGAAAGGATTTTACATGGCTAAGAACGCGACGAACCGCGATGCCAACTTCGAGATTTTAGAAGGATATTTCAAGCAGTACCCCGACGTGCCCAAGGAGACCATCGTCAAGCAGCACATGCTTAGCCTGGGCCATTGGTTCAGCGATGCGGCGCTCGACGCCTGCGCGGGCGCCCTGGTGAAATCCTATCGTTTGTTCTCCTACGATCTAGTGCCGATGTCCTATTTCAAGCGCAACGAGCACCGGCGAGTGCCTGAGCACTTCGTGCTGATCAACGGTCCGTACAACATGCGCCCGGTGGCGATCCAGACTTCGCTGTCGCCCGATTCGCCCTATCTCATCGACATCGTCGATGGCCGCATGGTCATGACCGTGGACGGCCGTGAGGTCTGTGAGATTCGCGTGCCCAAGACGCCGGACTACTATAGCAAGAGCCTGCCCGACGGCACGCCCTACCATGAGATCGTCGCCTTCGCGTCGTTCATCACGATTTTTCGCAACTGCCAATACTGGGGCGCCAAGGAAGAGTGCAAATTTTGCGATATCAATGAAAATGCGCGCCAGATGAAGCTATCGCGCGACTTTACGCTCAACGCGCCGGTAAAATCGGTCGAGGACGTCGTCACGGTTTGCGCCTACGTCGCCAATGACGCCAAAAAAATTGGCGCCGGCCAGGGCTTTGTCCTGAGCGGCGGCACGATCACGAAAACCTTGCACAGCAAAAGCGAAGCCGATTTCTACGTGCCCTATATCGAAGCGATCAAGAACATCGGCAGCACCCCGCGCATCACCTTCGAGGTCAACGCCCGGCCGCGCGAAGAAGTGAAGCGCTACAAAGACGCCGGCGCCGATCACATCCACTTCAACATGGAAGTGTGGGACAAGCAACTGTTTCCGTGGATCAACCCCGGCAAGGCCGAGCGCGTCGGCTGGGACAACTGGGTGCGCTGGATGGAAGATGCCGTGGAGGTGTTCGGCAACGGCATGGTGCAGCCGAGCTTCGTCTCGGGCATCGAAATGGCAAAGCCGCACGGCTTCAAGACCGTCGCGGAAGCGGTTGCCTCTGCGACGGACTGTTTTCAGTATCTGATGCCGCGCGGCATCATGCCGCGGCCGCAGCAGTGGC is a window of Deltaproteobacteria bacterium DNA encoding:
- a CDS encoding extracellular solute-binding protein, with product MCAWRRVEKSRMPIKRSIKRLRFVVAMLCALSLPIPIYGQQSKAPAEWEKLVEAARKEGKVTVSLPASAELKRQIEEQFKKRFAIEVEVFTARGSAGVRRMAEEFKAGVRHFDVHIGGSNSIISGMLDEGIIDAIEPWLMLPEVREPKQWWGGHMWVDSAKRFIYTFQAYLPESIWYNTEMAKPSELRSMDDFLNPKWKGKIGFLDPRTPGGGDAHWSYMWQVKGEEYLKQLVAQDLLLGRDQRVLSENLARGRIAILVGNTYYSFQPFVKAGLPVKPLPTPKEGVFGTGGSGNLAIIKTPAHPNATKVFVNWLLSREGQEVFSRGLAQATRRLDVDTTWLRETGTIAAKDVMTPEEYWRVENQAEDKLDKLRKPAVKAAQTLLK
- a CDS encoding serine protease; translation: MPRIKVFVDKQDRKKVLEQTRLIEAYDAFVLVEASDAVLRALARRYPVEDISNQYALQIGQRSVNPAARGRKRGVDQMTAGLADGPHHYVIQFIGPVKQSWLTAVRATGAKLRNPYGNFGYIVWARPAMLAKIAELRFVHFVEHLAHQARLAPGLTGPAARGDGDLPRRQVRPGVYSVEIFDASDTERIARAARTLGFKVLSKEARAKLLLVESTENAAPRRKQLQDLCTVHGVRFIRERALRRTSNNVATGIMGNVFTATATNGLKLAGDGEVVAVCDTGLDTGDTSSIHADFAGRIVAIKSYPITPDWNSIIFNTNGDDGPADLDSGHGTHVAGSVLGNGAASSSGPAVIRGHAHKAKLVFQAIEQEMKWRPNAPAWARAERYLLSGIPANLRPLFQFARNQGARVHSNSWGGGDAGAYDDQCEQFDQFVWDNKDFCFVIAAGNDGTDNDGDGKINLTSVTSPGTAKNCVTVGACENLRPEFNTEKYGEWWPGDFPVNPIKGDPMANNAAQVVAFSSRGPTLDGRVKPEVVAPGTFILSTRSSRLAPNNFAWGAYPTNHKYFHMGGTSMATPLVAGALAVIREFLRKKRNIANPSAALLKALLIAGAQRLTGTAPVGTILDNHQGFGRVNLDRSLKTPLLTVDAPGLTTGEKATFTVAVPTSSKALRIALAYTDFPSDTLVNNLNLMATDPSGKRYIGNRSNVSQGPIVFDANNNAEAIHASNAKKGSWSVEVIASNVTSVRQDFALAAVLI